A genomic stretch from Setaria italica strain Yugu1 chromosome VII, Setaria_italica_v2.0, whole genome shotgun sequence includes:
- the LOC101786803 gene encoding uncharacterized protein LOC101786803 — translation MDDRRTLMEGAIPHPCNTRVAVVTGGNRGIGLEVCRQLASNGVAVVLTALDEKMGAEAVEELEELALSDVVSHQLDVTDASSIARLADFLKTRFGKLDILVNNAAVSGVMCSQDPVDGPVASGEKFKGMDRGERLEWLWGNCWETYDAAKEGLQTNYYGTKHVIEAFLPLLQASSDGRIVNVSSDFGLLRHFRNEELKQEMNDIDNLTEERLDELLDMFLKDFEAGVAEARGWPAEFAAYKVAKAAVNAYSRILARRHPELRVNCAHPGYVKTDITLHSGLLTPEEGASNVLKVAMLPEGRVTGAFFEEGKELLSFIAGAPVVNMLGYSLRSVRCHRIAVVTGGNKGIGLEVCRQLAASGVTVVLTARDETRGAAAVEKLREQGLSDVIFHQLEVTDASSIARLAEFLKTRFGRLDILVNNAAISGVELVDDPSFGPKPVGEQFNGMDWHQRIGWMYKNSRETYSTAKEGLRTNYYGTKHVTEALLPLLQSSYDGRIVNVSSGFGLLRYFRSEELKQELNDADNLTEERLDELLDMFLKDFGAGALDARGWPGELASYKVAKAAVNAYSRIMARRHPRLRVNCAHPGYVKTDMTRNSGLLTPEEGANNVVKVALLPAGGPTGAFFAIGKEASFL, via the exons ATGGACGACCGAAGAACGCTCATGGAAGGCGCGATCCCCCATCCTTGCAACACAAG AGTTGCCGTGGTCACCGGCGGGAACAGGGGTATCGGGCTAGAAGTGTGCCGGCAGCTGGCGAGCAACGGCGTCGCCGTCGTTCTGACGGCACTGGACGAGAAGATGGGCGCGGAAGCCGTCGAGGAGCTCGAAGAGTTGGCGCTGTCTGATGTCGTTTCCCACCAGCTGGATGTCACTGATGCTTCCAGCATCGCTCGGTTGGCCGATTTCTTGAAGACTCGCTTCGGGAAGCTGGATATCCTG GTAAATAATGCCGCGGTTAGTGGGGTTATGTGCTCCCAAGATCCTGTTGATGGTCCGGTAGCTAGCGGTGAAAAG TTCAAAGGCATGGATAGGGGCGAGAGGCTTGAATGGTTGTGGGGAAATTGCTGGGAGACATATGACGCTGCAAAAGAAGGCCTGCAGACAAACTACTACGGCACAAAGCACGTGATCGAGGCCTTCCTGCCTCTCCTCCAAGCCTCCTCTGATGGAAGAATCGTTAATGTCTCCTCCGACTTTGGGCTACTAAGG CATTTCAGAAACGAGGAGCTGAAACAAGAGATGAACGACATCGACAACCTTACCGAGGAGAGGCTtgacgagctgctggacatgtTCCTGAAAGACTTCGAGGCCGGCGTGGCAGAAGCGCGTGGGTGGCCGGCAGAGTTCGCGGCATACAAGGTGGCCAAGGCGGCTGTGAACGCGTACTCGAGGATCCTGGCGAGGAGGCATCCCGAGCTACGCGTCAACTGTGCGCATCCTGGCTACGTCAAGACGGATATTACCTTGCACTCCGGGCTCCTGACGCCCGAGGAGGGTGCAAGCAATGTGTTGAAGGTGGCTATGCTGCCAGAAGGCCGGGTGACCGGTGCTTTCTTTGAGGAGGGCAAGGAGTTGCTGTCCTTCAT AGCCGGAGCCCCGGTCGTTAACATGCTGGGCTACTCGTTGCGATCGGTACGTTGCCACAGGATTGCCGTGGTCACCGGCGGAAACAAAGGGATCGGGCTAGAGGTGTGCCGGCAGCTGGCCGCTAGCGGCGTCACCGTCGTTTTGACAGCCAGGGACGAGACGAGGGGCGCAGCCGCCGTCGAGAAGCTCAGGGAGCAGGGGCTCTCCGATGTCATTTTTCACCAGCTGGAGGTCACCGATGCTTCGAGCATTGCTCGGTTAGCGGAGTTCCTGAAGACCCGTTTCGGGAGGCTAGACATCCTG GTCAACAATGCTGCCATTAGCGGGGTTGAGCTCGTAGACGATCCATCTTTCGGTCCAAAGCCAGTGGGCGAACAG TTCAACGGCATGGATTGGCACCAGAGAATTGGATGGATGTATAAAAATAGCCGGGAGACCTACAGCACCGCGAAGGAAGGCCTGAGGACGAACTACTACGGCACAAAGCACGTCACCGAGGCTCTTCTGCCGCTACTGCAATCCTCCTACGACGGAAGGATTGTTAACGTCAGCTCCGGCTTTGGCCTGCTAAGA TACTTCAGGAGCGAGGAGCTGAAGCAGGAGCTGAATGACGCCGACAACCTAACCGAGGAGAGGCTGGACGAGCTTCTGGACATGTTCCTGAAGGACTTCGGGGCTGGCGCACTGGATGCTCGAGGGTGGCCGGGTGAGCTCGCGTCGTACAAGGTGGCCAAGGCGGCCGTGAACGCATACTCGAGGATCATGGCGAGAAGGCACCCCAGGCTGCGCGTCAACTGCGCGCATCCTGGCTACGTCAAGACCGACATGACAAGGAACTCGGGGCTCCTGACGCCTGAGGAGGGGGCGAACAACGTGGTGAAGGTGGCGCTGCTTCCCGCCGGTGGGCCGACGGGCGCGTTCTTCGCGATAGGCAAGGAGGCGTCGTTCCTTTGA